The following proteins are encoded in a genomic region of Drosophila willistoni isolate 14030-0811.24 chromosome 3R, UCI_dwil_1.1, whole genome shotgun sequence:
- the LOC6650416 gene encoding uncharacterized protein LOC6650416: MEADLNITSPELDEMDTPQELKTLLSCSLCGRDYDLLRLLPKMLECKHVFCVDCTEGRLVRTQSMDHVICPICEKHSRMGQQPESLMFLLAQMPALKLGRAMLMNNTAAEERTSQPPSSRSSQPSSSGRRSLRVSSGRRDSNSRPTNWIDEVSVENFLMRSGSEHCPIHAMPHTIWCHNCQIIICRACAELQYHTGHRLTRQLDFDELLRQLFSNELAKIDKICDKTNQFATREISIWHQLCETCSLVQLHIKREILEHKPTLIACQMRGWRQRTERDLVVGDAQLGTTEMLRLLRQLNEQKATFQDQLNEIQFQCQLKALLYDNGLDILDFKQLNQRVLELRQPQNQMNDITLGVEPPPALVLTNYCIYSYWKELQSQFTPPTTRINRMNTELVPQYRQAVVLPNFNQRQREREAMRQMAQEQQYIERQLQQHTRYYTYWEDFNTDQISHGSGGSSNGRGSPCASTTSSSTCTNPAAQLFEDNSYNCLNLDQQLPQRGSIPYEVLTSPYWGFFVQQSLNTVLDPNPQAEEETPNSTLVAPAAVADVADVEVSDDEATASAIENLTILPSIPSNPTTAQRFPIYFLDIEIARNPAGRILIEVRNDVAPRMAENFHKLILHERGYGYRGCSIFQAWSNKGISTGDFEWHNGRGGHAALVEDQFFLPDNTQLAPQRGAVGMRRGHRVYDNNSFVGSQFRLILNEYCPFTAIFGRVISGIELVERLAATGDAHGRPVVRSIIKNCGIYRPQ, translated from the exons ATGGAAGCGGATTTAAATATAACGAG TCCCGAGCTAGACGAAATGGATACGCCCCAAGAGCTAAAGACGCTGCTGAGCTGCAGCCTGTGTGGACGGGACTATGACTTGTTGCGTTTATTGCCCAAAATGTTGGAGTGCAAACATGTGTTTTGTGTTGATTGCACTGAGGGGAGATTGGTGAGAACTCAATCGATGGATCATGTGATCTGTCCAATCTGTGAGAAACACTCTAGAATGGGGCAACAACCGGAGTCTTTGATGTTTCTATTGGCACAAATGCCAGCCCTCAAATTGGGCAGAGCCATGCTGATGAACAATACCGCCGCTGAAGAGAGGACGTCTCAGCCGCCGTCTAGTCGTAGTAGTCAGCCCTCCAGCAGTGGGAGGAGATCTCTAAGAGTAAGTAGCGGGCGCAGAGACAGTAATTCGCGGCCCACCAATTGGATAGATGAGGTCTCTGTTGAGAATTTCCTAATGCGAAGCGGCAGTGAACATTGCCCCATCCATGCTATGCCCCATACGATTTGGTGTCACAATTGCCAGATTATTATATGTCGAGCGTGTGCAGAGTTGCAATATCATACTGGGCATCGTCTCACTCGTCAATTGGACTTTGATGAACTGTTGCGGCAACTCTTCTCCAATGAGTTGGCCAAAATTGACAAAATATGCGATAAGACAAACCAGTTTGCCACCCGTGAGATAAGTATCTGGCATCAACTTTGCGAGACTTGCTCCCTGGTGCAGTTGCATATTAAGCGTGAGATTCTGGAGCATAAGCCGACTCTTATTGCCTGCCAGATGCGTGGCTGGCGTCAGAGAACGGAACGTGATCTCGTAGTTGGCGATGCTCAGCTGGGTACCACGGAAATGTTACGGCTTTTGAGACAACTGAATGAACAGAAGGCAACATTTCAAGatcaattaaatgaaatacaatTTCAATGCCAACTAAAGGCTTTGCTCTATGACAATGGCTTGGACATATTGGATTTTAAGCAACTGAATCAACGCGTTTTGGAATTGCGACAACCacaaaaccaaatgaatgaCATAACCTTGGGCGTTGAACCGCCGCCGGCTCTGGTCTTGACGAATTATTGCATCTACTCGTATTGGAAGGAATTGCAATCCCAATTTACACCACCAACTACACGAATCAATCGAATGAATACGGAACTAGTTCCTCAATATCGTCAGGCTGTGGTCCTGCCAAACTTCAACCAACGTCAACGAGAACGCGAGGCTATGCGTCAAATGGCGCAGGAGCAACAATACATTGAGCGTCAATTGCAACAGCACACACGTTACTATACATATTGGGAGGACTTCAATACAGATCAGATATCGCATGGCAGTGGCGGAAGCAGCAACGGCCGAGGCAGTCCATGTGCTTCTACAACATCCTCGTCTACTTGCACGAATCCAGCAGCTCAATTGTTCGAGGATAACAGTTATAATTGCTTAAACTTGGATCAGCAATTGCCACAGCGAGGCAGCATTCCATATGAAGTTTTGACATCACCCTATTGGGGTTTTTTTGTCCAACAGTCATTGAATACCGTTCTGGACCCAAACCCACAGGCTGAAGAAGAAACCCCCAACTCGACCCTtgttgctcctgctgctgttgctgatgttgctgatgttgaGGTTTCTGATGATGAGGCTACTGCTTCAGCCATCGAAAATCTGACCATCCTTCCCTCTATCCCTTCAAATCCTACTACTGCTCAACGCTTTCCTATATACTTTTTAGATATAGAAATCGCTAGAAATCCTGCTGGACGCATTTTGATTGAGGTGCGAAACGATGTGGCTCCACGCATGGCCGAGAATTTCCATAAACTCATTCTACATGAACGTGGCTATGGCTACCGAGGTTGTTCCATATTTCAGGCCTGGTCCAATAAGGGTATTAGCACGGGCGATTTTGAATGGCACAATGGACGCGGAGGTCATGCTGCTCTCGTGGAAGATCAATTCTTTTTGCCGGACAACACACAATTGGCACCACAGCGTGGGGCAGTTGGCATGCGACGTGGACATAGGGTATACGATAACAACAGTTTTGTGGGAAGTCAATTTCGTTTGATCCTAAATGAATATTGTCCATTTACGGCCATATTTGGTCGCGTTATATCTGGAATCGAATTGGTTGAACGACTTGCCGCAACCGGAGATGCCCATGGACGCCCAGTGGTACGATCTATTATCAAAAATTGTGGAATATATCGACCGCAGTGA
- the LOC6650417 gene encoding hybrid signal transduction histidine kinase L: MFWTAVASSTLASTSAAGSEHAAAMASASPNYQQQHIKPFPRSSTLAKTNSWQISHAAFKTRQQKQQFQLQMQMELEQVDEEHHHLHHHIHHQNQHQHQHQHQVDNIGVDDKKKEQKQKPLNNNKKKISPKSESKILKAFTSCKCTQREQKELN, from the coding sequence ATGTTTTGGACGGCAGTCGCATCATCCACGTTAGCTTCAACATCAGCTGCTGGCTCCGAGCATGCAGCGGCCATGGCCAGTGCGTCGCCCAACTATCAGCAGCAGCATATTAAACCGTTCCCACGCTCCTCAACGTTGGCCAAAACAAACAGCTGGCAGATTAGCCATGCAGCATTTAAAACGCGTCAGCAAAAGCAGCAATTCcaattgcaaatgcaaatggagTTGGAGCAAGTAGACGAGGAGCATCATCATCTCCATCACCATATTCATCATCAGaaccagcaccagcaccaacACCAGCACCAAGTGGATAATATTGGTGTCGACGACAAgaagaaagaacaaaaacaaaagcccctcaataacaataaaaagaaaatcagtCCAAAAAGTGAAAGTAAAATATTGAAAGCTTTTACCTCATGCAAATGCACACAGAGAGAGCAAAAAGAGTTAAACTAG